The following coding sequences lie in one Mus musculus strain C57BL/6J chromosome 11, GRCm38.p6 C57BL/6J genomic window:
- the Lyrm9 gene encoding LYR motif-containing protein 9, with product MAPLPGAELVQTPLQLYRYLLRCCRQLPTKGIQEHYKHAVRQSFQVHSDEDNSERIQQIIKRAIEDADWIMNKYRKQN from the exons ATGGCCCCTCTGCCAGGGGCAGAGCTGGTCCAGACGCCATTGCAGCTGTACCGTTACTTGTTACGTTGTTGCCGGCAGCTGCCAACCAAGGGCATCCAGGAGCACTACAAGCATGCTGTCAGGCAG AGTTTCCAAGTTCATTCAGATGAAGACAACTCCGAGAGAATCCAGCAGATTATTAAAAGAGCCATTGAAGATGCCGACTGGATCATGAACAAA TATAGGAAACAAAACTGA